GCTGTGGGCGCCCTTCTGCACGGTCTCCTCGACCTTGTCGGCGGCCGCGTTGATCTTGTCGGCGTACTTGCCCTTGGTCACCTTGTTGGCCGCGCCGGTGACCTTGTCGATGCCGCCGCGCACCTTGTCGGGGTTGTCCGCAGCCGCCTTCTTCGCCTTCTCGACGCCGTCGAGGGCGGCCTTCTTGGCCTTGTCGAACAGGTCTTTCGCCTGACCGGAGTTGTTCATGGTGTCCTCCTCGGGGACGGGAATTCCTTCGGTTCCAGCCTGCCAAACCGTGTCCCGCCACGGGGCGCATCAACGCGTCTCGTTGTGCTCCAACACCTTACGCAGCAGGTCGGCCAGCCGCCGGCGCTCACCGTCGTCGAGACCGTCGAACAGCGCGTCGTCGCGGTTGCGTCGCGACTCGGCGATCTGCTCGTGCAGGTCGATTCCCTTGGCGGTCAACGAGATCACCTTGGCACGGCGATCGGTCGGGTCGGGTGCACGTTGCGCCAGCCCGCGTTCGTCGAGCGCGTCGACCACCTCGGTGGCCGACCGGGGCGACACCCGCAGGGCTTCGGCGAGTTCGGCGGCACGGATGCCGGCGCCGCCGGCATGGGCGATCACGCTCATCGCGCGAGCGAGGTGCGGCGACAAGCCGTACGGCTCGAGATCGGCCGACCAAGCGCGCCGGGAAAGCCGCGCGACACCCATGAGCAGGGTGCGCAGCGGTGCGCGGTCGAGAGGCTCGTGTTCGGTCACGGGAAGATTCTAGCCGGTTAGGGGGTTACATCATCGTGAGGTAACCTCACCAATGACATCGAACCTCGTCGAGAGGAGACCGCATGACGGTCACGACAGCCAGTCCACGAACCGGAGCACCCACCCGCGGTGGTGGCGGAGGCGCCGGCGGACGCGTAGCCCAGAAGAACAAGCAGGACGTCGCTCAACTCGAGGAGCACCCGGTCCCCCTGCGCCGGATCACCGCACTCTTTCGCCCCTACCGCTGGCGGCTCGCCGTCGTCTGCGGTCTCATCGTCGCGACCTCGTCGGTCGGCCTGGCGTCGCCGTTCCTGGTCAAGCACCTGATCGACGACGCGATCCCCCATCAGAACGTCGGGCTGCTGCTCGCGCTGGTCGGCGCGATGCTCGCGATCACCGTCGTCAGCCAGCTGCTCGGCGTGCTGCAGACCTGGATGTCGACCCAGATCGGGCAACAGGTGATGCACGATCTGCGCACCCGCCTGTTCGGCCACCTGCAACGGATGCCGGTCGGCTTCTTCACCCGCACCCGCAGCGGTGAGGTGCAGTCGCGCGCCACCAACGACATCAACGCGATGCAGTCGGTGGTCACCGACTCGGCCACCTCGATCGCGTCCAACGTCACCACCGCCGTCGGCACCGCCATCGCGATGGGCCTGCTGTCCTGGCGCTTGTCGCTGCTCAGCCTCGTCGTGCTGCCGCCCGCCATCTGGCTCACCCGCCGCGTCGCCCATCAGCGCCGCGCCATCCAGTCGAAGGCGCAACGCACCCTGGCCGACATGCAGACCCAGATCGAGGAGTCGCTGTCGATCAACGGCGTCATCCTCGCCAAGACCCTCGGCTCCGGCCCCACCCTGTCGCGCCGCTTCGCCGAGTCGTCGCGGGTGCTCACCGGCCTGGAATTGCAGTCGCAGCTCGCCGGCCGCTGGCGCATGGGCACGATGGCGATCATCTTCGCTGCGATCCCCGCCCTCATCTACCTCGCCGCGGGCCTTCCGGCCACCGGCGGCGGCATGTCGATCGGCACCCTCGTCGCCTTCGTCGCGCTGCAGAGTCAGCTGTTCCGTCCGCTCATGGGCGTGCTCAACGTCGGCGCGCAGATCGTGACGTCGAAGGCGCTGTTCAGTCGCATCTTCGAATACCTCGACCTCCCGGTCGAGATCGACGACCCCGCCGACCCCGTTGAGCTGCAACACGATTCGGTGCGCGGCGAGGTGCGGCTCGACCACGTCGGGGTGACCTACCCCGACGCCGACCGGCCCGCCCTCGACGACATCGACCTCACGGTTCCGGCCGGCAGCACAGTCGCGATCGTCGGTGCCACCGGCTCGGGCAAGTCGACCCTCGCCGGCCTCGTCTCCCGCCTGCAGGACCCGACCACCGGTGCCGTGCGCATCGACGGGCACGACCTGCGCGACCTGCGACTGACCGATGTCGCCGAACTCGTCGGCGTCGTCAGCCAGGAGAGCTACCTGCTGCACGCGAGCGTCGCCGACAACCTGCGCTACGCCCGCCCCGACGCCACCGACGAGGAGATCGTCGCCGCCGCCCGGGCCGCGCAGGTGCACGACCTGATCAGCGCTCTGCCCGACGGCTACGACACGCTCGTGGGTTCGCGCGGCTATCGCTTCTCCGGCGGCGAAAAGCAGCGCATCGCGCTGGCCCGCACGATCCTGCGCAACCCGCAGATTCTGGTGCTCGACGAAGCCACGTCCGCTCTGGACAACGCCACCGAACGCGCCGTGCAGCGCGCGATCGACGCCGCGTCGCACGGGCGCACGACGATCACGATCGCCCACCGCCTCACCACCGTCCGCGGAGCCGACCGCATCGTGGTGCTCGACCGGGGTCGCATCGTCGAGCAGGGCACGCACGAGCAGCTGTTGCTGCGCGGCGGCCGGTACGCCGACCTGTGGCAGTC
This genomic stretch from Calidifontibacter indicus harbors:
- a CDS encoding MarR family winged helix-turn-helix transcriptional regulator, whose product is MTEHEPLDRAPLRTLLMGVARLSRRAWSADLEPYGLSPHLARAMSVIAHAGGAGIRAAELAEALRVSPRSATEVVDALDERGLAQRAPDPTDRRAKVISLTAKGIDLHEQIAESRRNRDDALFDGLDDGERRRLADLLRKVLEHNETR
- a CDS encoding ABC transporter ATP-binding protein; this encodes MTVTTASPRTGAPTRGGGGGAGGRVAQKNKQDVAQLEEHPVPLRRITALFRPYRWRLAVVCGLIVATSSVGLASPFLVKHLIDDAIPHQNVGLLLALVGAMLAITVVSQLLGVLQTWMSTQIGQQVMHDLRTRLFGHLQRMPVGFFTRTRSGEVQSRATNDINAMQSVVTDSATSIASNVTTAVGTAIAMGLLSWRLSLLSLVVLPPAIWLTRRVAHQRRAIQSKAQRTLADMQTQIEESLSINGVILAKTLGSGPTLSRRFAESSRVLTGLELQSQLAGRWRMGTMAIIFAAIPALIYLAAGLPATGGGMSIGTLVAFVALQSQLFRPLMGVLNVGAQIVTSKALFSRIFEYLDLPVEIDDPADPVELQHDSVRGEVRLDHVGVTYPDADRPALDDIDLTVPAGSTVAIVGATGSGKSTLAGLVSRLQDPTTGAVRIDGHDLRDLRLTDVAELVGVVSQESYLLHASVADNLRYARPDATDEEIVAAARAAQVHDLISALPDGYDTLVGSRGYRFSGGEKQRIALARTILRNPQILVLDEATSALDNATERAVQRAIDAASHGRTTITIAHRLTTVRGADRIVVLDRGRIVEQGTHEQLLLRGGRYADLWQSQLDPQAA
- a CDS encoding antitoxin, with amino-acid sequence MNNSGQAKDLFDKAKKAALDGVEKAKKAAADNPDKVRGGIDKVTGAANKVTKGKYADKINAAADKVEETVQKGAHSKPVGGTTGTTGTTHTADTRGGDAAGTSGAPGAPGTPGGPDAATKGRHPGEVPEPVDVPDPIDRPGPIS